TAATATCTCTACCCTCCAGATCAAATCCCAGTCTATCCACACTGCCGCAGTCACAAGAGATTATCACACTGTCTGCGTAATCGATATGATGCTTGATCTTTTTAAAGTTCGGTAAAAAATCAAGATAAAGCGGTAACTCGGTCGAAGCATTCACGATTTCAACTTTTAATCTTTTGTCACTGCTTAACAATGCATAGAGTCCTAAAGCCGTACCTAACGTATCTGCATCCGGATTCAAATGGGAAAGTATCGTAACAGAACCAGCATCTTCTATCTTGTTTCTTACTGCATCATAGGGGAGACTCTCACGTATCATTTTATTCTTTCATGGTTTAATTCACACCGTCTTGGATTATATACAAAGAGTGTTAATGAAGTGTTACTTACTCCACCTTCATAGACAAATCGATCCAGTTTGCCTGATGAATGATCGAGCCTGAACTGATGGCATCGACCCCGGTACCTGCGATCTTTTCGATCGTCTCAAGGGTTACATTACCGCTGGCTTCCAGCAGAATATGGGGGAAATTTTCATTTCTGTATGCCACAACTTTCGCGGTCTCTTCTGTAGACATATTGTCGCACATCACGATATCTGCTCCTGCTTTCATCGCCTCTTTGCTCATCTCAAGGCTTTCACACTCTATCTCCACCTTGGAAGTAAAAGGTATCTTCTGTCGTACCTCTTTCATAAAAACATCTAGATCTTCGATGGTCTGCAAATGTGTATCTTTGAGCATGAGACAGTCATCTAAGCCCATACGGTGATTGATCCCCCCGCCGCAGCGTACGGCATATTTCTCGAACTCACGCAACAAAGGTCTTGTTTTTCTTGTATCAAGCAACTTCACACCCGTATCTTTAAGGGCATCCACATACTTAGCCGTCAAAGTCGCTATAGAACTAGCATGAATGACCATATCCAGAATAGAACGTTCCAGAGACAGAATGGTTTTTGAGTCTCCGGAGATTAAAAGAAGTTTTTCGCCTTTACCAAAACGACTGCCGTCAGATTTTTCCCACTCCAGTGTCAGGTCATACATCTGTGCCAAGGCATCGACATACTCCTGACCCGCAAGTACACCATCACTCTTGGCAATGATATATGCCCGTATGGGTTTGCTTGTACTGATACGTGAAAAGAGGTCCCCACGCCCCAGGTCTTCGGCCACTAAAGCCTTTAAAAATCTCTCTTTTAACATTATTTTATCGCCAGCATGCGTTCTAATGCCACATTGGCATATTTGATCGTGTCTGGGTCCACTACGATCTCATTGATCGGCTTGTTATCCTCTATGGACTTGAGTGTATTGTACAGATCTTCCAACGTCGTTTCATTCATCGTCGGACACTCCGGTTTAGTGGAAGAGAGTACATAGGTATTACCCTTTCGCATTCTATTCACAAGATTATACTCTGTACCGATGGCTACTTTTTGTTCAGGGTCAAGGTCGTTGACATACTTGATCAGCTGTGAGGTAGAACCTGCAAAATCTGCTGCGAGTACGACACTTGGATCACATTCTGGGTGTACGGCTATTTTAATGCCCGGGTACTTGTTTCGATAGAACTCCACGTCATCTACCGTAAAGAGTTGATGCACAGAACAGAACCCGTTAAAACAGATGATATCTGCTTCTTTGGGGTCACACTCTTTTCCGTCTACCTCTACACCGATCACACAGGACTTCAATCCCATCTGTATCGCGAAATTCTGCCCTAGACATCTGTCTGGCACAAAAAGGATCTTCTTTCCGCTCTCCAAACCTTTCTCGATGATCTTGTAGGCATTGGAAGAGGTACATACCAGTCCTCCCATCTTCCCTACCTTTGCCTTGACCGAAGCATCAGAGTTGATATAGGTAATAGGCAGTATATCCTCTTTGGCGATACCTCTGTCTACCATATACTGTACAGATTCGTCAAAGTAAGAGCCATCCATCATACGTGCCATTGCACAGCATGCGATCTTTGGCATAAGTACACGTTTTTCAGGGGCAATGACCTTGACACTTTGGCCCATGAACCCCACACCGCAAAAAACGACCCAGGGGTTTGTATCTGCCTGGCATCTGCGTGCCAACTCAAGACTGTCCCCAGTGATATCAGCCATTTCAAATACTTCATCACGCTGATAATAGTGTGCCACTACCGTGACATTCAATTCTTTTTTTAGTCTGTTTATCTCAGCTTTAAAATCTATACTCATATTATATATCCTTAACTATTGTGGCTATTTTATCAAAATTCGGTTAAAATTGCAGTATAAATTTTAATTGTGGACAAATCATGGACTTTTTAACAAATCAGAATATTTTACTCTATCTCTCAGCCTATCTTATAGCCGGGATCCCTTTTGGATACCTGCTCGCTAAAAAGTTTGCAGGGGTGGATATCAAAGAAGCCGGAAGCGGGAATATCGGTGCGACCAATGTGCTTCGTGTGGTCAAAGAGCAAGACCCGAAACTGGCAAAAAAACTGGGAGCGGTCACACTCTTTTTAGATGCGATCAAAGGTGTGGTTGTGATACTCGCAGCCATAATGCTCGGTGCGCCTGAAAGTGTACTCTGGACCATTGCCGTACTGGCTGTTGTCGGTCACTGTTTTTCTGCATTTTTGTTTTTTGAAGGGGGGAAAGGTGTGGCAACCGGCTTTGGTGTACTGCTCATTATGATGCCTATTCCTGCGCTGATTGCCATTGTGGTTTGGCTGGTTGCAGCGAAAGGGTTAAAGATCTCATCACTCTCGTCACTGATCGGGCTCGTAGCGTTCATCATTGCCTCTTATCTCATCTATCCTGAAGTACCTGGTATAGGTTCCCATGCCCCTATCTGGATCATTGCATTCATCATCTTTTATAAACATATCCCGAATATCGTAAGACTCTTCAAAAAAGAAGAAGGCAAAGTCTAATATGACCATTCATATAGAGGATCTGACGTTTGATGTGATCATCGGCTTACTGGACTTTGAACGGGATAGACCCCAGCGTGTCATCATCAACCTTCAAGCGTCTTATGATTACAGCGATGATCAATTTATCGATTATGCGGACATGGTACTGCTGATACAGAATGAACTCAAAGAAAAACGCTATGAGCTATTAGAAAATGCGCTTTTAGGCCTCAAAGAATTACTCACTATCACTTACCCGAAGCTGCAGACACTTTCACTCAAGATTTCAAAACCGGATATCTTGGCCCAATGTACGGTTTCCTTAAGTAAAACTTGGAATTTTTAAAATTTTTTTAAAAAGCGCTCTTTTTTATGTTATAATATTAAACAAATCTTAAAGATTAAAAAAGGTGCATGTTATGAGAATATTGATCATAGAAAATGAAGTGACACAGAGTAAAACACTTTCAGATACGTTGACGCAAGAGGGTTATCAGAGTGATGTGGCTGAAAATCTTGATGATGCAAGATATTTTCTGCAGATCAGAAACTATGACCTAGTACTGCTTGGATGGCCATCGGGCAGTGATAAGAATCTGGATATCATCTCTACTATCAAAACAGAAGCACATAAAACCTCTGTCATTGTTCTTTCTGAACGGGAAGACAAAGAGAGTGAGATCAAAGCACTTAGATCCGGTGCCGACGATTTTGTCAGAAAACCTCTTGATTATGATATTTTACTGGTACGTATTGAAGCGAAACTACGGTTTGGTGTTTCTAACATTATCGAAATCGAAGATCTTATCATTAATCCTGAAGAAGAGAAGATCATCTATGAGGGTGAAGAGATAGAGCTCAAAGGTAAACCGTTTGAAGTCTTGACACATCTAGCGATGCATAAAGATCAGATCGTCTCTAAAGAGCAGCTGCTTGATGCGATCTGGGAAGAGCCGGAGCTGGTTACACCCAATGTCATTGAAGTCGCCATCAACCAGATCCGTCAGAAAATGGATAAACCTTTAGATATCACTACGATCGAAACGGTCAGAAGACGTGGTTACAGGTTCTGTTTCCCTAAAAAGATCTCTTAGACCAAATTTCCAAGAACACATTTGGGTGTTTTCTTCCTCACGGGATAAAAACACCTCATCCTACCAAAAAAACCAAACTTTTTTATCCTGGTACCTGTGCATTTTACAGTACTACCTTAAGAGATGATCAGAATACTGGCCTTTGCCCTTCTTCATGGTTTATTATTACAAAAATCAGTCCATTTCACACCTGGGATATTACGGGATTTTGTCTATAATTTCATCGTAAAAACAAGATACAAAACTGCAGCTAAAACAGACTATCATCCCTGTTCAATTTTACAAAAAAACGACCAAAGTAAAATTTTATTATCAATTCACAGATAATTTAATTTAAGCATAAGCTTTGTTCCGTTATAACTCCTATAAATAACATATATAGAGGAAACCATGGCATTAGTAATAACTGACGAATGTATCGCATGTGACGCATGTAGAGAAGAATGTCCAAATGAAGCAATCGAAGAAAATGATCCAATTTATCTTATCGATCCTGACAGATGTACAGAG
The sequence above is drawn from the Sulfurovum sp. TSL1 genome and encodes:
- the nadC gene encoding carboxylating nicotinate-nucleotide diphosphorylase; amino-acid sequence: MLKERFLKALVAEDLGRGDLFSRISTSKPIRAYIIAKSDGVLAGQEYVDALAQMYDLTLEWEKSDGSRFGKGEKLLLISGDSKTILSLERSILDMVIHASSIATLTAKYVDALKDTGVKLLDTRKTRPLLREFEKYAVRCGGGINHRMGLDDCLMLKDTHLQTIEDLDVFMKEVRQKIPFTSKVEIECESLEMSKEAMKAGADIVMCDNMSTEETAKVVAYRNENFPHILLEASGNVTLETIEKIAGTGVDAISSGSIIHQANWIDLSMKVE
- the nadA gene encoding quinolinate synthase NadA; this translates as MSIDFKAEINRLKKELNVTVVAHYYQRDEVFEMADITGDSLELARRCQADTNPWVVFCGVGFMGQSVKVIAPEKRVLMPKIACCAMARMMDGSYFDESVQYMVDRGIAKEDILPITYINSDASVKAKVGKMGGLVCTSSNAYKIIEKGLESGKKILFVPDRCLGQNFAIQMGLKSCVIGVEVDGKECDPKEADIICFNGFCSVHQLFTVDDVEFYRNKYPGIKIAVHPECDPSVVLAADFAGSTSQLIKYVNDLDPEQKVAIGTEYNLVNRMRKGNTYVLSSTKPECPTMNETTLEDLYNTLKSIEDNKPINEIVVDPDTIKYANVALERMLAIK
- the plsY gene encoding glycerol-3-phosphate 1-O-acyltransferase PlsY, which encodes MDFLTNQNILLYLSAYLIAGIPFGYLLAKKFAGVDIKEAGSGNIGATNVLRVVKEQDPKLAKKLGAVTLFLDAIKGVVVILAAIMLGAPESVLWTIAVLAVVGHCFSAFLFFEGGKGVATGFGVLLIMMPIPALIAIVVWLVAAKGLKISSLSSLIGLVAFIIASYLIYPEVPGIGSHAPIWIIAFIIFYKHIPNIVRLFKKEEGKV
- a CDS encoding dihydroneopterin aldolase encodes the protein MTIHIEDLTFDVIIGLLDFERDRPQRVIINLQASYDYSDDQFIDYADMVLLIQNELKEKRYELLENALLGLKELLTITYPKLQTLSLKISKPDILAQCTVSLSKTWNF
- the hsrA gene encoding homeostatic response regulator transcription factor HsrA — protein: MRILIIENEVTQSKTLSDTLTQEGYQSDVAENLDDARYFLQIRNYDLVLLGWPSGSDKNLDIISTIKTEAHKTSVIVLSEREDKESEIKALRSGADDFVRKPLDYDILLVRIEAKLRFGVSNIIEIEDLIINPEEEKIIYEGEEIELKGKPFEVLTHLAMHKDQIVSKEQLLDAIWEEPELVTPNVIEVAINQIRQKMDKPLDITTIETVRRRGYRFCFPKKIS